A window of Leclercia adecarboxylata contains these coding sequences:
- a CDS encoding lysophospholipid acyltransferase family protein, with protein MIFIRAALSRGWRLVMTGLCFVLFGVGGLLLSLVWFNLLNLVQRDRARRRRLARRSIAASFRAFLTMARALGVLDYRFDNLDVLRQERGCLVVANHPTLIDYVLIASVMPETDCLVKGALLRNPFLSGAIRAADYLINSEADTLLSACQQRLGQGDTLLIFPEGTRTQAGKAIALQRGAANIAVRCESDLRLVIIHCSEHLLDKHSRWYDIPPNKPVFTVDVRERVNINDFYDAAVHEPALAARQLNRHLQHRLTSGLQSLSGINDASALPGN; from the coding sequence ATGATATTCATCAGGGCGGCGCTGAGCCGCGGCTGGCGACTGGTGATGACCGGTCTGTGCTTCGTGCTGTTTGGCGTGGGCGGGCTGCTGCTGTCGCTGGTGTGGTTCAACCTGCTGAACCTGGTCCAGCGGGATCGCGCCCGCCGCCGTCGCCTTGCCCGGCGCAGCATTGCCGCCAGCTTCCGCGCTTTTTTAACCATGGCGCGCGCGCTCGGCGTGCTGGATTACCGCTTCGATAATCTCGACGTGCTGCGCCAGGAGCGCGGCTGTCTGGTGGTGGCGAACCATCCGACGCTGATCGACTACGTGCTTATCGCCTCGGTGATGCCGGAAACCGACTGTCTGGTGAAAGGTGCCCTGCTGCGTAACCCCTTTCTCAGCGGGGCGATCCGGGCGGCGGATTACCTGATCAACAGCGAAGCCGACACGCTCCTGAGCGCCTGTCAGCAGCGGCTGGGTCAGGGCGACACCCTGCTAATCTTCCCGGAAGGCACGCGCACGCAGGCAGGAAAAGCGATCGCGTTGCAGCGCGGCGCGGCGAACATTGCGGTGCGTTGCGAAAGCGACCTGCGGCTGGTAATTATCCACTGCAGCGAGCATCTGCTCGATAAACACAGCCGGTGGTATGACATACCGCCGAACAAACCCGTTTTCACGGTCGATGTCCGTGAGCGGGTGAATATTAATGATTTTTACGATGCAGCGGTCCACGAGCCCGCGCTGGCGGCCAGACAGCTCAACCGGCACCTGCAGCATCGCTTAACGTCAGGCCTTCAATCTTTGTCAGGAATTAATGATGCAAGCGCTCTACCTGGAAATTAA
- a CDS encoding phosphopantetheine-binding protein, with protein sequence MQALYLEIKNLIITTLNLDELTAEDIDTDAPLFGDGLGLDSIDALELGLAVKNQYGVVLSAESEEMRQHFYSVATLASFITAQRA encoded by the coding sequence ATGCAAGCGCTCTACCTGGAAATTAAAAATCTTATAATTACGACACTCAATCTGGACGAATTGACCGCAGAGGATATCGATACGGATGCCCCGTTGTTTGGCGATGGGTTGGGCCTCGACTCGATCGATGCCCTTGAGCTGGGCCTGGCGGTAAAAAACCAGTACGGCGTGGTGTTATCTGCCGAAAGCGAAGAGATGCGCCAGCACTTCTATTCCGTTGCCACGCTGGCCTCTTTCATTACTGCCCAACGCGCCTGA
- a CDS encoding acyl carrier protein: protein MTTEQKSVYQEVTSLLITLFEVAPEDITPEARLYEDLELDSIDAVDMVVHLQKRTGARIKPETFKSVRTVQDVVDAVEKLLREA from the coding sequence ATGACGACTGAACAAAAATCTGTTTATCAGGAAGTGACCTCCCTCCTGATCACCCTGTTTGAAGTTGCGCCAGAGGACATCACCCCTGAGGCGCGCCTGTACGAAGATCTGGAGCTAGACAGCATCGACGCCGTCGACATGGTGGTGCACCTGCAGAAGCGAACCGGCGCCCGCATCAAACCGGAAACCTTCAAGTCAGTGCGTACCGTGCAGGACGTGGTGGATGCGGTAGAAAAACTGCTCCGCGAAGCGTAA
- a CDS encoding AMP-binding protein, with product MHNPLPLSLWLNAPRPDDTPVAWSGDRRWTLGELRHDVTRITARLQQQQGERWALCFDDSYLFIVALLATLHAGKTPVLPGHSRESHLDEQQALFSGVLSDRALNVRAPLTVVSSACRRAPTFTPLPGIDDDRIIELFTSGSTGKPERISKTITRLDQEARLLAARFGERIDGCFVVSSVVPQHLYGLTFRIVLPMALGLPLHAAMLTYAEQLAALDSDKRYLFISSPAFLKRLDPALAPPPVAVLVSAGGVLEWASACETQRWLGLWPDEIYGSSETGVLAWRYRQAEANLWQPFPGVTFTRDNDALRVSSPLIDAHGVLLDDILHFADNGQFSIEGRRGRVVKIEEKRISLNEIEQRLLALEGIREAAALPVTRGGRQGIGVLLVLSDAARQRGSKAQILTWRRALRPWLEPVAIPRYWRIVDEMPVNNMNKRVYAQLQELFHEDP from the coding sequence ATGCATAACCCCCTGCCCCTGAGCCTGTGGCTGAACGCCCCCCGCCCGGACGACACCCCTGTCGCCTGGTCCGGCGATCGACGCTGGACGCTGGGGGAGCTGCGCCACGACGTTACCAGGATAACGGCCCGCTTACAGCAGCAGCAAGGCGAGCGCTGGGCGCTCTGCTTTGACGACAGCTATCTGTTTATCGTCGCCCTGCTGGCCACCCTGCACGCGGGTAAAACGCCGGTGCTGCCCGGCCACAGCCGCGAATCGCATCTCGACGAACAACAGGCGCTGTTCAGCGGCGTGCTGAGCGACAGAGCGCTGAATGTCCGCGCCCCGTTGACGGTAGTCAGCTCTGCCTGTCGCCGGGCCCCAACTTTCACGCCGCTGCCGGGCATTGATGATGACCGCATTATCGAGCTGTTCACCTCCGGCTCGACCGGAAAGCCCGAACGGATAAGCAAGACCATCACCCGGCTCGACCAGGAGGCCCGCCTGCTGGCCGCCCGCTTCGGCGAGCGAATTGACGGCTGCTTTGTTGTCTCCTCGGTCGTGCCGCAGCACCTTTACGGCCTGACGTTTCGCATTGTACTGCCGATGGCGCTGGGGCTGCCGCTCCACGCGGCGATGCTCACCTACGCCGAGCAGCTGGCGGCGCTGGATAGCGATAAGCGCTACCTGTTCATCAGCAGTCCGGCGTTTCTGAAGCGCCTCGATCCGGCACTCGCTCCGCCGCCCGTCGCGGTGCTGGTCTCCGCCGGGGGCGTGCTGGAGTGGGCATCGGCCTGCGAAACTCAACGCTGGCTGGGGCTGTGGCCGGATGAAATTTACGGCAGCAGCGAAACCGGGGTTCTCGCCTGGCGCTATCGTCAGGCAGAGGCGAATCTCTGGCAGCCCTTTCCCGGTGTCACATTTACCCGCGATAATGACGCCCTGCGGGTCTCCTCCCCGCTCATTGATGCACATGGCGTGCTGCTCGACGATATTCTGCACTTTGCCGATAACGGCCAGTTCAGCATTGAGGGCCGCCGGGGCCGGGTGGTGAAAATCGAAGAGAAGCGTATTTCGCTCAATGAGATCGAACAGCGTCTGCTGGCGCTGGAGGGCATCCGCGAGGCGGCGGCGCTGCCGGTCACCCGAGGCGGACGACAGGGGATTGGCGTACTGCTGGTTTTGAGCGACGCCGCTCGCCAGCGCGGCAGTAAAGCGCAGATCCTCACCTGGCGACGCGCCCTGCGGCCGTGGCTGGAGCCGGTCGCCATCCCCCGCTACTGGCGCATTGTTGATGAGATGCCGGTGAACAATATGAACAAGCGTGTCTATGCGCAGTTACAGGAGTTATTTCATGAAGATCCATGA
- a CDS encoding ApeI family dehydratase translates to MKIHEIGRHQAQPQHLEIVLHLDPALFWFQGHFAVQPLLPGVAQLDWVMHYATTLLAPEYRFHSIQNVKFQAPLLPEATVTLVLDWNAERQMLTFSYQRHDGEARHTASSGKIRLCR, encoded by the coding sequence ATGAAGATCCATGAAATTGGGCGCCATCAGGCACAGCCTCAGCATCTGGAGATCGTCCTGCACCTCGATCCGGCGCTGTTCTGGTTCCAGGGCCATTTTGCCGTCCAGCCGCTGCTGCCGGGCGTTGCCCAGCTCGACTGGGTGATGCACTACGCCACCACGCTGCTGGCCCCGGAGTACCGCTTCCACAGCATTCAGAACGTGAAGTTCCAGGCACCGCTGCTGCCCGAGGCCACCGTGACGCTGGTTCTCGACTGGAACGCGGAGCGCCAGATGCTTACCTTCAGCTATCAGCGCCATGACGGCGAAGCCCGCCACACGGCCAGCAGCGGGAAGATTCGCTTATGCCGTTAA